Proteins encoded within one genomic window of Aquarana catesbeiana isolate 2022-GZ linkage group LG03, ASM4218655v1, whole genome shotgun sequence:
- the LG03H15orf61 gene encoding uncharacterized protein C15orf61 homolog, with amino-acid sequence MLLARTAHETLLRILFFPTGSFRQPRPSASEVLTQHLLQRNLPHWTSFCVKYSAADNDQFGLSNFNWEVKGANYHILRTGCFPFIKYHCSRAAPQDLRLLNHFFTSLKAINLGIPTLMYGLGSWMFARVTETVHTSCGPVTIYFLIKEDEGAMF; translated from the exons ATGCTGTTGGCACGGACGGCCCACGAAACCTTGTTACGGATTCTCTTCTTCCCGACGGGATCCTTCCGCCAGCCTCGCCCCAGTGCTTCCGAGGTCCTGACCCAGCACCTCCTCCAGCGGAACCTGCCGCACTGGACCTCCTTCTGCGTGAAATACAGCGCCGCCGACAACGACCAGTTCGGTTTATCTAACTTCAACTGGGAAGTGAAAGGTGCAAATTACCACATCCTCCGGACGGGCTGCTTCCCATTCATTAAGTATCACTGCTCCCGTGCTGCCCCCCAGGACCTGCGCCTCCTCAACCACTTCTTCACCAGTCTGAAAGCCATAAATCTAG GGATCCCCACTCTTATGTACGGCCTGGGATCCTGGATGTTCGCAAGAGTAACAGAGACTGTCCATACCAGCTGTGGGCCGGTGACCATCTACTTCCTGATCAAGGAGGATGAAGGAGCTATGTTCTGA